One region of Natronobacterium texcoconense genomic DNA includes:
- a CDS encoding 50S ribosomal protein L21e — translation MPNSNGPRQGTRNKLSNDPRERGASPPQRAIQEYEEGEKVHLKIDPSIHKGRFHPRFDGRTGEVVGKQGDAFKVQINDGGKDKTLIVAAAHMRAQERAEDRV, via the coding sequence ATGCCGAACTCTAATGGCCCTCGTCAGGGAACCCGGAACAAACTCTCGAACGATCCCCGAGAACGCGGGGCATCGCCGCCACAGCGTGCGATTCAGGAGTACGAGGAGGGCGAGAAGGTCCACCTCAAGATCGACCCGAGTATCCACAAGGGTCGCTTCCACCCGCGCTTCGACGGTCGAACCGGCGAAGTCGTCGGTAAACAGGGCGACGCGTTCAAGGTACAGATTAACGACGGCGGCAAGGACAAGACGCTGATCGTCGCCGCAGCCCACATGCGCGCCCAGGAACGCGCCGAAGACCGCGTCTAA
- a CDS encoding RNA polymerase Rpb4 family protein → MTIFKEIVDEEFLTVSETKELLADIEAERALDEDRELPYELARAIEHVNRFTALEPEEAQQLVDDLQELEKVDEATAYKIANLLPRNRDELRSVYAQQRYSLSGDELDDILNVVAKYA, encoded by the coding sequence ATGACGATCTTCAAAGAGATCGTCGACGAGGAGTTCCTCACGGTCTCGGAAACGAAGGAACTGCTCGCCGACATCGAGGCCGAACGCGCACTGGACGAGGACCGCGAGCTCCCCTACGAACTCGCTCGAGCGATCGAACACGTCAACCGGTTCACCGCCCTCGAGCCCGAGGAAGCCCAGCAGCTCGTCGACGACCTCCAGGAGCTGGAGAAAGTCGACGAGGCGACGGCGTACAAGATCGCCAACCTCCTCCCGCGCAACCGGGACGAGCTTCGATCGGTGTACGCACAGCAACGGTACTCGCTGTCGGGGGACGAACTCGACGATATTCTCAACGTCGTCGCGAAGTACGCCTGA
- a CDS encoding DUF655 domain-containing protein: MSEADSDGTDDDVRRAVVLDYLAHGLSDDGRPQYEKSPAGYALGIEDFTLYQVAFDEDERLTIGSEVVVGPRDERDVVTECNAVEYEDLSSGAKSELEYVVQDLVEENEQRFVDFYNDAQPITLRLHQLNLLPGIGKKLRNSILDERKRKPFESFEELSERVSGLHDPDEVLVERILEELQEDDLKYQTFVGREQGQ; the protein is encoded by the coding sequence ATGAGCGAAGCCGACAGCGATGGGACGGACGACGACGTTCGACGCGCGGTGGTACTGGACTATCTCGCCCACGGCCTGTCGGACGACGGACGACCACAGTACGAGAAGTCCCCCGCCGGGTACGCCCTCGGTATCGAGGACTTCACGCTGTATCAGGTCGCGTTCGACGAGGACGAACGGCTCACCATCGGGAGCGAGGTCGTCGTCGGACCACGCGACGAACGCGACGTCGTGACCGAGTGCAACGCCGTCGAGTACGAGGACCTCTCCTCGGGGGCGAAGTCCGAACTCGAGTACGTCGTTCAGGACCTGGTCGAGGAGAACGAACAGCGGTTCGTCGACTTCTACAACGACGCCCAGCCGATCACGCTGCGACTCCACCAGTTGAATCTGCTCCCGGGGATCGGCAAGAAACTGCGCAACAGCATCCTCGACGAACGCAAGCGCAAACCCTTCGAGAGCTTCGAAGAGCTCTCGGAACGCGTCTCCGGACTGCACGACCCCGACGAAGTCCTCGTCGAACGCATTCTCGAGGAACTCCAGGAAGACGACCTGAAGTATCAGACGTTCGTCGGCCGCGAACAGGGTCAGTAA
- a CDS encoding ArsR/SmtB family transcription factor, producing MVDDCDPADVFALLDDEYARSILAATSQRTMTATELSDQCEMSLSTVYRRTDSLEECGLLEASTEIDPEGNHTTVYSARLQRLTIELEDGTYDVRLAAGSVTREYADAFTDLWEGL from the coding sequence GTGGTCGACGACTGTGATCCCGCTGACGTGTTCGCCCTCCTCGACGACGAGTACGCGCGCTCGATCCTCGCGGCCACGAGTCAAAGAACCATGACAGCGACGGAACTCAGCGACCAGTGTGAGATGTCCCTCTCGACGGTCTACCGTCGAACGGACTCGCTCGAGGAGTGCGGTCTCCTCGAAGCCAGTACCGAGATCGATCCCGAGGGGAACCACACGACGGTCTACAGCGCCCGGTTGCAACGACTGACGATCGAACTCGAGGACGGAACCTACGACGTGCGCCTCGCGGCTGGGTCGGTCACTCGAGAGTACGCCGACGCCTTCACCGACCTCTGGGAGGGACTGTGA
- a CDS encoding DUF7521 family protein — MFGIPPETATSLTSTIVLLQIAVGLVITALAAVGYRRNRSQPMLFLAVGIALLTFVSAVFTIAVARTGSVAMTPLVGQLTEFVGLLFVLYSIVLARRQ; from the coding sequence ATGTTCGGAATTCCACCCGAGACCGCGACGAGTCTTACGTCGACGATCGTCCTCCTCCAGATCGCTGTCGGGCTGGTGATCACAGCGCTCGCGGCAGTTGGCTACCGGCGGAACCGGAGCCAGCCGATGTTGTTTCTCGCAGTCGGTATCGCACTGCTCACGTTCGTCTCGGCAGTGTTCACGATCGCGGTCGCCCGGACGGGATCGGTCGCCATGACGCCGCTCGTCGGCCAGCTGACGGAGTTCGTCGGCCTCCTGTTCGTGCTCTACTCGATCGTCCTGGCGCGCAGGCAGTGA
- a CDS encoding 16S ribosomal RNA methyltransferase A, with protein sequence MRDPDALIARAGVRGDPDRDQHFLVDDRVLDRLPTYLEEVDADSSHLLEIGGGTGALTDRLLALAGENGEVTVVERDRDLAAFLREEFADAIDAGRLTVIEGDALEVDLPDFTASISNLPYGVSSEISFRLLPEGKPLVLMFQQEFAERMVAEPGTSEYGRLSVSTQHYADAELVETIPKEAFSPPPAVESAVVRLRPRDPEYEVANEEFFLRFVKALFTQRRKTIRNAIRNTAHISGLAEPEAVVDAADEEILRKRADAMAPAEFAALAELALEESGLEE encoded by the coding sequence ATGAGAGACCCCGACGCGTTGATCGCCCGGGCTGGCGTCCGCGGCGATCCGGATCGCGACCAGCACTTCCTCGTCGACGACCGCGTTCTCGATCGGCTTCCTACCTACCTCGAGGAAGTGGACGCCGACAGCAGCCACCTGCTCGAGATCGGCGGCGGAACGGGCGCGCTGACGGACCGACTACTCGCGCTCGCGGGCGAGAACGGCGAGGTAACGGTCGTCGAACGCGACCGCGACCTCGCAGCGTTCCTCCGCGAGGAGTTCGCGGACGCGATCGACGCCGGCCGGCTGACCGTGATCGAGGGCGACGCCCTCGAGGTCGACCTGCCCGACTTCACCGCCTCCATCTCGAACCTTCCCTACGGCGTCTCGAGTGAGATTTCCTTCCGGCTGTTGCCCGAGGGGAAGCCGCTCGTGTTGATGTTCCAGCAGGAGTTCGCCGAACGGATGGTGGCAGAGCCTGGCACCTCGGAGTACGGCCGGCTGTCGGTCTCGACCCAGCACTACGCCGACGCGGAACTCGTCGAAACGATCCCGAAGGAGGCGTTCTCGCCGCCGCCGGCCGTCGAGAGCGCGGTCGTTCGACTGCGTCCTCGCGACCCCGAATACGAGGTCGCAAACGAGGAGTTCTTCCTGCGGTTCGTGAAGGCGCTGTTCACCCAGCGCCGAAAGACGATCCGGAACGCCATCCGGAACACGGCCCACATCTCCGGGCTGGCCGAACCCGAGGCAGTCGTCGACGCCGCGGACGAGGAAATTCTCCGCAAACGGGCGGACGCGATGGCACCCGCGGAGTTCGCTGCACTGGCTGAACTGGCACTCGAGGAAAGCGGCCTCGAGGAGTAA